CGGAAAATACCGTCGTTAACTGTTGTTACGTATTTAGTAAAGATTTCGTGAACAGCTGGATCTGGTTCATATCCATTTTCCTTCAAAGTAGTTTCAGCCATACGGATACCACCTTTTGGCATGAAGTTCAATTTGAAGAGTTCATCGTTTTGGATACCGAAGATAACTTCATTTTCTTTGTCGATAAATCCAGCAGGAATATCAGCAATAGATGTTGGACGAGTGTCCATTGGGAAACGAGTTTCTTCGTAGTGTGCTTTTGTTTCTTCTACGATTTTTTTGATGTGAAGTGAACGTTCTGTTGGTCCAGCAAGGAAACTTTCATCTCCATCGTAAGGTGTGTAGTTAGCTTGAACGAAGCGAGAAATACTTGCTTTTTCTTTCCAATCTACGCCTTTGAAGCCTTCCCAAGCTTTATCAAAAATATCTTGTGCTTCAACAACTGTCTTAACAACCATGTTAATGTCCTCTTTTTTCTAGTAACAGTCATCTGTTACATTCTTGAGTCAAGTATACCATACAGTAACCGATTTCAACAAGAGAAAATCGGCATTTTAGACGCTTTCTTTTATAATACAGTCTCTTTTTTGTTCTTATCTGTATTATATTTTTGAAAGTCAGGTTGAACTTTCCCATTTTTTCAGAAAAAAGGGTATAATAAATAGAAAATGACACTAGAAAGGGATTGGAATGCTCATATTTCCATTGATAAATGATCTGTCCAGAAAAATCATCCATATTGACATGGATGCCTTTTTTGCTGCGGTGGAAATCAGAGATAATCCCAAGTTAAAGGGCAAACCTGTCATTATCGGAAGCGATCCCAGACAAACAGGTGGGCGTGGTGTCGTTTCTACCTGTAGCTATGAGGCGCGAGCTTTTGGAATACACTCTGCCATGAGCTCTAAAGAAGCTTATGAACGCTGTCCCCAAGCTATCTTTATCTCTGGAAATTATGAAAAATACAAGACTGTGGGACTTGAGATTCGTGCTATTTTTAAACGCTACACTGATTTGATCGAACCTATGAGTATTGACGAGGCATACTTGGATGTGACGGAAAATAAACTCGGTATCAAGTCAGCCGTCAAAATAGCTCGTCTCATCCAAGAGGATATCTGGCAGGAACTACACCTGACTGCTTCTGCAGGTGTTTCTTATAACAAATTCCTAGCTAAGATGGCTAGTGACTATCAAAAACCACATGGTTTGACAATGATTCTCCCAGATCAAGCCCAAGACTTCCTCAAACAAATGGACATTGCTAAATTTCATGGCGTGGGCAAAAAAACAGTTGAACGCCTTCATGAAATGGGCATTTATACTGGTGCAGACTTATTGGACGTCTCAGAAGTCACTTTAATCGATCGGTTCGGCAGACTCGGTTTTGACCTTTATCGAAAGGCAAGGGGCATTCATAACTCACCGGTCAAGTCCGATCGCATTCGTAAGTCCATTGGCAAGGAAAAAACCTATGGAAAGATTCTGCAAGTAGAAGAAGACATCAAAAAAGAGCTGACCCTTCTCTCCGAAAAGGTAGCTCACAATCTCAGCAAGCAGGACAAAGCTGGAAAAATCATTATCCTAAAAATACGATATGCTGACTTCTCCACCTTGACTAAAAGGAAAAGTTTGGCCTTAGCTACTCAAGACAAGGAGCAAATCGAGCGAACTGCGCATGAGATATACGATAGCTTGGAAGAACAACCACGAGGTATCCGACTGCTAGGACTGACAGTGACGGGATTTTAAAAAGCTTGAAGGAAAATTCCCTCAAGCTTTTTTCTTATACAAATAAACGCACAAAACTATAAAGCAACAAAACACTACCAAGTACGATACGGTATTTACCAAAGAGTGTAAAGTCGTGTTTCTTCACATAGCTGGTCAAGAAACGAATGGCAACCATGCTGACCGCAAAGGCAACACCCATAGCAACCAAGAGCAAGAACAGTTGTCCAAAACTCAAGAGTTGACCTGCTTTGATAAATTTAAAAATCTTTAAGGCACTGGCTCCGAACATAACAGGAATTCCGAGATAGAAGGTAAACTCTGTTACGACAGAGCGACTCGTTCCATTTAACAAACCACCAACGATAGTTGCACCTGAACGGCTCGTTCCCGGGAAGAGAGCGAGGACTTGGAAGAGCCCAATGTAAAGGGCTGTTTTATAAGGCAACTTGTCTAACTCTGTTACTGTTGGTTCAATAGCTTGCGCCTTATTTCGTTTTTCAAGGTAGATAAAGGCAACACCATAGATAATCAACATGATTGCAACTGAAACCATGTTATGGAAGTTGGCATCAAACCAATCATCTAGTTTAAAAACCAAGAGCAAAGGCAAGGTCGCAACAAAGACTTTTGACCACAATTGCCAAGTTCTACGAACTTCGACCTTAGTTTTACCAGGTTTGAAAGGATTAAGCTTGTTAAAGTAAATGACCATAACCGCTAAGATAGCGCCGAGCTGAATAACAACATTAAACATGGACATGAAGGCTTCATTTTGGTCCTTGTATTGTACAAATTCTTCAACCAAGATCAAGTGACCCGTACTTGAAATGGGCAACCATTCTGTAATTCCTTCAACAATCCCAAAAAAGATCGACTTCAAAATTTCAATAAGATACATGTATTACTCCTTTTTCTGTCCTCTATTATAGCATAATTTCGGATGTTGCGATAGATTTTTTAGAAGGCGCCGATGCTACCACCGCCTCCGCCTCCTGAGAATCCTCCACCTGAACTTCCACTTCCAGAAGATACAGAGTAATTGCTAGCTGTATTTGCGACAGCAGTATATTGCTTGATTTGTGCAGTTGAGGTGTAAAACTGTGAGTGCCAACCATAGGCTACAT
This genomic stretch from Streptococcus sp. 1643 harbors:
- the dinB gene encoding DNA polymerase IV produces the protein MLIFPLINDLSRKIIHIDMDAFFAAVEIRDNPKLKGKPVIIGSDPRQTGGRGVVSTCSYEARAFGIHSAMSSKEAYERCPQAIFISGNYEKYKTVGLEIRAIFKRYTDLIEPMSIDEAYLDVTENKLGIKSAVKIARLIQEDIWQELHLTASAGVSYNKFLAKMASDYQKPHGLTMILPDQAQDFLKQMDIAKFHGVGKKTVERLHEMGIYTGADLLDVSEVTLIDRFGRLGFDLYRKARGIHNSPVKSDRIRKSIGKEKTYGKILQVEEDIKKELTLLSEKVAHNLSKQDKAGKIIILKIRYADFSTLTKRKSLALATQDKEQIERTAHEIYDSLEEQPRGIRLLGLTVTGF
- a CDS encoding undecaprenyl-diphosphate phosphatase; this encodes MYLIEILKSIFFGIVEGITEWLPISSTGHLILVEEFVQYKDQNEAFMSMFNVVIQLGAILAVMVIYFNKLNPFKPGKTKVEVRRTWQLWSKVFVATLPLLLVFKLDDWFDANFHNMVSVAIMLIIYGVAFIYLEKRNKAQAIEPTVTELDKLPYKTALYIGLFQVLALFPGTSRSGATIVGGLLNGTSRSVVTEFTFYLGIPVMFGASALKIFKFIKAGQLLSFGQLFLLLVAMGVAFAVSMVAIRFLTSYVKKHDFTLFGKYRIVLGSVLLLYSFVRLFV